One region of Hydrogenobaculum sp. Y04AAS1 genomic DNA includes:
- a CDS encoding helix-turn-helix transcriptional regulator, which translates to MSAERRTKAVFTIGTVARMYKIHPQTLRLYEREGLLKPSRTEGNTRLYTEEDLEQLEFILMLARDLGVNIAGIDVILNMKRQMEEMQKGIELLIDIIKKIRSENVNSEDVDKAIVLMNNLNKGIIKFTKKS; encoded by the coding sequence ATGAGCGCTGAAAGAAGAACCAAAGCGGTGTTTACTATAGGTACTGTAGCTAGAATGTATAAAATTCACCCTCAAACTCTTAGGCTTTACGAAAGAGAAGGTCTTTTAAAACCTTCTAGAACCGAAGGCAATACAAGGCTTTATACAGAAGAAGACCTTGAGCAGCTGGAGTTTATCCTTATGCTGGCAAGAGACCTGGGGGTAAACATAGCCGGTATAGATGTTATATTAAACATGAAAAGGCAAATGGAAGAGATGCAAAAAGGTATTGAGCTTTTAATAGATATAATAAAAAAGATAAGAAGTGAGAATGTAAACTCTGAAGACGTTGACAAAGCTATAGTGCTTATGAACAATTTAAACAAAGGTATTATAAAATTTACTAAAAAATCTTAG
- the dnaJ gene encoding molecular chaperone DnaJ, with protein MKKDYYEILGVSRNATQEEIKKAYRRLARKYHPDFNKEPGAEEKFKEINQAYQVLSDENKRKVYDQFGEEGLSASMGQQGGQEAWTRVNADFGNLEDLLRDVFGFGDLFSEDIFTGGRKSRSSSRQRPINGEDIVKTVEMTLEEAYTGKKVNLEVEKGVPCDACGGYGYDKNSEKVCPTCKGSGNINQRAMFFSISTTCPQCGGSGYIREACKKCKGQSYIFKKEVIPVNIPPGVDNGTKLVVDGKGHAGLFGGRPGNLYVITKILPHEIFKREGDDLYIDVNITYPEAVMGTTIDIKDLKGDNIRVEIPPGTKESDKIVVSGKGMPKLKGVGYGNLVVIPHIDVPKFNMLSKIMGDGKKAEKLLKELDKLLPKPERVVKNYER; from the coding sequence ATGAAGAAAGATTACTATGAAATTTTAGGGGTAAGTAGAAACGCTACTCAAGAGGAGATTAAAAAAGCGTATCGTAGACTGGCTAGGAAATACCATCCAGATTTCAACAAAGAACCAGGGGCAGAAGAAAAATTTAAGGAGATAAACCAAGCTTATCAGGTACTTTCTGATGAAAATAAAAGAAAAGTTTACGACCAATTTGGAGAAGAAGGTTTATCTGCTAGCATGGGACAACAGGGCGGGCAAGAAGCGTGGACGAGAGTAAACGCTGATTTTGGAAACTTAGAAGATTTGCTAAGAGATGTGTTTGGTTTTGGAGATTTGTTTTCTGAAGATATATTCACTGGCGGTAGAAAGTCAAGAAGCTCTTCAAGACAAAGGCCTATAAATGGAGAAGACATTGTAAAAACCGTAGAGATGACATTAGAAGAAGCCTACACTGGCAAAAAGGTAAATTTAGAGGTAGAAAAAGGTGTACCTTGTGATGCATGTGGAGGCTATGGATACGATAAAAACTCTGAAAAGGTATGTCCTACCTGTAAAGGGAGTGGAAACATAAATCAAAGAGCTATGTTTTTCTCTATATCTACCACCTGTCCCCAATGCGGTGGTAGCGGTTACATAAGGGAAGCTTGTAAAAAGTGCAAAGGACAATCTTATATCTTCAAAAAAGAAGTTATCCCTGTAAACATTCCACCAGGTGTTGATAATGGTACAAAGCTTGTGGTAGATGGTAAGGGGCATGCGGGGCTATTTGGTGGAAGACCTGGCAACCTCTACGTGATAACCAAAATATTACCCCATGAAATATTCAAAAGAGAAGGTGATGATTTGTATATAGATGTAAATATAACTTATCCAGAGGCTGTTATGGGCACTACGATAGATATAAAAGATTTAAAAGGGGACAATATAAGAGTAGAAATACCGCCCGGTACGAAAGAGAGCGATAAAATAGTTGTTTCTGGCAAGGGTATGCCAAAATTAAAAGGTGTTGGCTATGGTAACCTTGTTGTAATACCTCATATAGATGTACCTAAGTTTAATATGCTTTCAAAGATTATGGGTGATGGCAAAAAAGCTGAAAAACTATTGAAAGAACTTGATAAACTTTTACCAAAACCTGAAAGGGTAGTGAAGAACTATGAGCGCTGA
- the glmU gene encoding bifunctional UDP-N-acetylglucosamine diphosphorylase/glucosamine-1-phosphate N-acetyltransferase GlmU — translation MKAIILAAGLGTRFKSEKHKVLHEMLGKPIIWYVLNYIKQSNIVDIALVVSHKKESIIEALKHENVSFFEQANPKGGTADALLSAKAFFEGMDDYILVTNGDAPLVKPDTIKGMQRFLHMVEEYEKIKVGALVLSSFLPDPTGYGRIVKNGKGDVIKIVEEKEATYEQKQINEVNGGVYMFYVPYLKEAVKHLKPSEKTNELYITDIIEIMTNLGYTCRSFMASEITEIFGVNDRWELSFAESVIKMRILENLARSGVTIHSPESVYIEPDVQVELDAEIFPNVVLKGNTVIHKKAKVMNGSYLENATIKEKATVLPMSYIKNSTVEEEAIVGPMCHIRDNSVVGKGSHVGSFVELKNAKLQENVMAKHLSYLGDVNIGKKTNIGAGTVVANFDGKQKYQSYIGQKAFIGSNSLIIAPRNIGDFAFIAGGSVITKDIPPKALAIERAELKILEDKSKVKDE, via the coding sequence ATGAAAGCGATAATACTTGCAGCTGGCTTAGGCACTAGGTTTAAAAGCGAAAAACACAAAGTACTACATGAAATGCTTGGCAAACCTATCATTTGGTATGTGCTAAACTATATAAAACAATCTAACATAGTAGATATAGCTTTAGTTGTATCCCACAAAAAAGAGAGCATCATAGAAGCTTTAAAGCATGAAAACGTATCGTTTTTTGAACAAGCAAATCCAAAAGGTGGCACTGCAGATGCTCTTTTATCAGCAAAAGCTTTTTTTGAAGGTATGGACGATTACATATTGGTTACAAATGGCGATGCTCCTTTGGTAAAACCAGATACCATAAAAGGCATGCAAAGATTTTTACACATGGTAGAAGAGTATGAAAAGATAAAAGTGGGAGCTTTGGTATTGTCTTCTTTCTTACCAGACCCAACAGGTTATGGGAGAATAGTAAAAAATGGTAAAGGAGACGTAATAAAAATAGTAGAAGAAAAAGAAGCCACCTATGAACAAAAACAAATAAACGAAGTAAATGGTGGTGTTTATATGTTTTATGTACCATATCTAAAAGAAGCTGTTAAACACTTAAAACCAAGCGAAAAAACCAACGAGCTTTACATCACAGATATAATAGAGATTATGACAAATCTTGGTTATACATGCAGAAGTTTCATGGCTTCTGAGATTACAGAAATTTTTGGTGTAAACGATAGATGGGAACTTAGTTTTGCAGAAAGCGTTATAAAAATGAGAATATTGGAAAATCTTGCAAGATCAGGTGTTACCATACACTCGCCAGAATCTGTTTATATAGAACCTGACGTACAAGTAGAATTAGACGCTGAAATATTTCCAAACGTTGTTTTAAAAGGCAATACAGTTATACACAAAAAAGCAAAGGTTATGAATGGAAGCTATCTTGAAAATGCTACCATAAAAGAAAAAGCCACCGTGCTTCCTATGAGCTACATAAAAAACTCAACCGTAGAAGAAGAAGCTATTGTAGGCCCAATGTGTCATATAAGAGACAACTCTGTGGTAGGTAAAGGCTCTCACGTGGGTAGCTTTGTAGAACTAAAAAATGCAAAACTTCAAGAAAATGTAATGGCGAAGCATCTTTCTTATCTTGGGGATGTAAACATAGGCAAAAAGACCAACATAGGGGCTGGGACAGTGGTAGCAAACTTTGACGGCAAACAAAAGTATCAATCTTACATAGGACAAAAAGCTTTCATAGGTAGTAATTCCCTTATAATAGCTCCAAGAAATATAGGGGATTTCGCTTTTATAGCTGGTGGTTCTGTAATAACAAAAGATATACCACCAAAAGCTTTGGCTATAGAAAGAGCAGAGCTAAAAATACTAGAAGATAAGTCAAAAGTTAAAGATGAGTGA
- a CDS encoding cupin domain-containing protein: MSEVIFEKTNIKDEETIKDILKQQGYDVYTWQDSEGTHYPWHTHEQEEVRWVVSGEVEIGVEDKVFKLLPGDKVILAPNTPHWAKTDKGVRYVCGSK, encoded by the coding sequence ATGAGTGAAGTTATCTTTGAAAAAACTAACATAAAAGATGAAGAAACGATAAAAGATATATTAAAACAACAAGGCTACGATGTTTATACATGGCAAGACTCTGAGGGCACACACTACCCTTGGCATACTCATGAGCAAGAAGAAGTAAGATGGGTGGTCTCTGGAGAAGTAGAAATAGGTGTTGAAGATAAGGTTTTTAAGCTTTTACCAGGAGACAAGGTCATACTTGCACCAAACACGCCTCATTGGGCTAAAACAGATAAAGGTGTAAGATACGTTTGCGGGAGTAAGTAG
- a CDS encoding alpha/beta fold hydrolase, which yields MELSIKNNNERAVLLLHGLTGTPLELRWVARDFAKANYDVYFPILPGHCSSLEELKKTKWEDLYEFAKDFYLDLKAKYNEVFVAGLCVGGMLSLMLGMEFPDIDGVGSWAPAMGIDGWAIPWYRFLLPLGLYTPLKYIYYWKEKEPFGIKNEAMRRKIIQMMKSEKNEAIAYDKIPAPIIVELKRMAKYIKKHIHLLKAPFILIHSKEDDLSSIKGTIFIYEKAPSKIKKFIELSNSYHIVTMDNEKDIVSSETINFFNFLTERKHQKLEVYQA from the coding sequence ATGGAGCTTTCTATAAAAAACAACAACGAAAGAGCGGTTTTGCTGCTTCATGGACTTACTGGTACGCCTTTAGAACTAAGATGGGTGGCCAGAGATTTTGCCAAGGCAAATTACGATGTATATTTCCCAATACTACCTGGCCATTGTTCTAGCCTTGAAGAGCTTAAAAAAACTAAATGGGAAGATCTTTATGAGTTTGCCAAAGACTTTTACCTTGATTTAAAAGCTAAATACAACGAAGTTTTTGTAGCTGGACTATGCGTAGGTGGTATGCTTTCTCTTATGCTTGGTATGGAGTTTCCTGATATAGATGGGGTTGGCTCTTGGGCACCAGCCATGGGTATAGATGGATGGGCAATACCTTGGTATAGATTTCTATTGCCCCTTGGACTTTATACACCGTTAAAATATATTTACTACTGGAAAGAAAAAGAACCCTTTGGCATAAAAAATGAAGCCATGCGAAGAAAAATCATACAGATGATGAAATCTGAGAAAAATGAAGCCATAGCATACGATAAAATACCAGCGCCCATTATAGTAGAACTAAAACGAATGGCAAAATACATCAAAAAACATATACACCTTTTAAAAGCGCCATTTATTTTAATTCATTCAAAAGAAGACGATTTGTCTTCTATAAAAGGAACAATTTTTATATATGAAAAAGCACCAAGCAAAATTAAAAAATTTATAGAGCTTTCAAACAGCTATCACATCGTAACTATGGACAACGAAAAAGACATAGTTTCAAGTGAAACAATAAATTTTTTCAACTTTTTGACAGAAAGAAAGCATCAAAAATTAGAAGTATATCAAGCGTAG
- a CDS encoding heavy-metal-associated domain-containing protein: protein MRKLFYIEGMTCMHCVNTVNKAIGALEGVKSFDTKLDKKYSEVEYDETKLSEADIKSAIEEWGYKVVDIK from the coding sequence ATGAGAAAGTTATTTTACATAGAAGGCATGACATGTATGCACTGCGTTAATACTGTAAACAAAGCAATCGGGGCTTTAGAAGGGGTTAAAAGCTTCGATACAAAGCTAGACAAAAAATACTCAGAGGTAGAGTACGACGAGACAAAACTCTCAGAAGCCGATATAAAATCCGCCATTGAAGAATGGGGGTACAAAGTAGTAGATATAAAGTAA
- the queC gene encoding 7-cyano-7-deazaguanine synthase QueC → MSNILVLLSGGMDSATLLWEAKKKFKDAYAISFDYGQKHIVELKYAKELANMVGIKEHFIVKIPHYKEINFHSPLLSVSKKEIPKESYQEDVPITYVPMRNLTFLAIASGIADELGIENIGIAVHAVDAPYPDCRPEFITSAEAAINAGSSFVVKTKKRIYVYAPFLGFSKKDIAKLGKTLGVPFDKTYSCYEGTEPPCGECATCIQRKEALEGIL, encoded by the coding sequence ATGTCTAATATTTTAGTGCTTTTGTCTGGCGGAATGGATTCTGCTACGCTTTTATGGGAAGCAAAAAAAAAGTTTAAGGATGCTTACGCTATATCTTTTGATTATGGTCAAAAACACATAGTAGAGTTAAAGTACGCAAAAGAACTTGCAAATATGGTAGGTATAAAGGAGCATTTTATTGTAAAAATACCACATTACAAAGAGATTAACTTCCACTCACCACTCTTAAGCGTCTCCAAAAAAGAAATACCAAAAGAAAGCTATCAAGAAGATGTACCTATAACCTATGTACCGATGAGAAATCTTACTTTTCTGGCTATAGCCTCAGGCATAGCGGATGAGCTTGGTATAGAGAATATAGGTATAGCTGTACATGCTGTGGATGCACCTTATCCGGATTGTAGACCAGAATTTATAACCTCTGCTGAAGCTGCCATCAACGCAGGTTCTTCTTTTGTAGTAAAAACTAAAAAAAGAATATACGTTTACGCTCCGTTTTTAGGCTTTTCTAAAAAAGATATAGCTAAGCTTGGCAAAACTCTTGGTGTACCATTTGATAAAACTTATAGCTGTTATGAAGGCACAGAACCTCCCTGCGGAGAATGCGCTACCTGTATTCAAAGAAAAGAAGCATTGGAAGGTATTTTATGA
- a CDS encoding aminotransferase class III-fold pyridoxal phosphate-dependent enzyme: protein MKKEEILSIEQEVCSWGDTVHYLNPPKIFKASEGSYLYDEENKPYLDLQMWYSACNFGYKNERINNAIKDQMDKMGQLASQFLFEEKVVLSKKIVDANLKRFNLKGRVHFNVGGSQAIEDSLKLVRNYKKKNLNFAFMGGYHGRTLGATAITSSYRYRERFGHFGDRALFVPFPYCFRCPYGKNLETCDYYCVKEFEKLFESEYYSIYNPKTNECEYAAFYIEPIQGTGGYVKAPPEYFKRLKKILDQANILLVDDEIQMGFYRTGKLWSIEHYDVKPDIVVFGKSLTNGMNPLSGLWAKEELINTKIWPAGSTHSTFSSNPIGVRAGVEVMNILEEKDYEIIVKQKGDKFLEGLKSLKKKYKNIGDVDGIGLALRIEICENDGFTPSKALTDKILEEGLKGDLDYKGKKYGLVLDVGGYYKNVFTLAPSLEITNEEIDMAIELLDQLFKRVI, encoded by the coding sequence ATGAAGAAAGAGGAAATACTATCGATAGAACAAGAAGTTTGCTCTTGGGGTGATACGGTACATTATCTAAACCCTCCAAAAATTTTCAAAGCTTCAGAAGGATCTTACCTTTATGATGAAGAAAACAAACCATATTTAGATTTACAAATGTGGTACAGCGCTTGTAATTTCGGATACAAAAACGAGCGTATAAACAACGCCATAAAAGACCAGATGGACAAAATGGGACAACTGGCCTCTCAATTTCTTTTTGAGGAAAAAGTAGTCTTATCAAAGAAGATAGTAGATGCTAATTTAAAAAGATTTAATCTAAAAGGTAGAGTGCATTTCAACGTAGGTGGTTCTCAAGCAATAGAAGATAGTTTAAAGCTTGTAAGAAATTACAAAAAGAAAAATTTAAACTTCGCTTTTATGGGAGGATATCACGGCAGAACACTAGGTGCAACAGCTATCACATCTAGCTATAGGTATAGAGAAAGATTTGGACATTTTGGCGACAGGGCGCTTTTCGTACCTTTTCCTTATTGTTTCAGATGCCCTTACGGCAAAAATTTAGAAACTTGCGATTATTATTGTGTAAAAGAGTTTGAAAAGCTTTTCGAATCAGAATATTACTCTATATACAATCCAAAAACCAACGAATGTGAATATGCAGCCTTTTATATAGAACCCATTCAAGGTACCGGAGGTTATGTAAAAGCCCCACCAGAATATTTTAAAAGGTTGAAAAAAATATTAGACCAAGCTAACATACTTTTGGTAGATGATGAAATCCAGATGGGATTTTACAGAACTGGTAAACTGTGGAGTATAGAGCATTACGATGTTAAGCCAGACATCGTTGTATTTGGGAAGTCTTTAACAAACGGCATGAATCCACTGTCTGGATTATGGGCAAAAGAAGAGCTTATAAACACTAAAATATGGCCAGCCGGTTCTACTCATTCCACGTTTTCTTCAAACCCCATAGGAGTAAGAGCTGGAGTAGAAGTTATGAATATATTAGAAGAAAAAGACTATGAAATTATTGTAAAACAAAAAGGCGATAAGTTTTTAGAAGGTCTTAAAAGCCTAAAGAAAAAATATAAAAATATAGGGGACGTAGACGGTATAGGACTTGCTCTTAGAATTGAAATATGTGAAAATGATGGTTTTACACCCTCAAAAGCCCTAACGGATAAGATATTGGAAGAAGGTCTAAAAGGAGATCTTGATTACAAAGGTAAAAAATATGGGTTAGTGTTGGATGTAGGAGGTTATTATAAAAACGTTTTTACACTTGCACCGTCTCTGGAAATAACCAACGAAGAAATAGATATGGCTATAGAGCTTTTAGACCAACTTTTTAAAAGGGTAATATAA
- a CDS encoding putative metalloprotease CJM1_0395 family protein, whose product MIGAISFPILSKSDKPTSQRSIQTQQEINQLKAIDRDVRAHEMAHKIAGGDLTGPINYKYVIGPNGKKYAVGGDVSIDVSPGPTPQATIKKMERVIKAALAPVDPSAQDRAVAAQAQMMLEQAQMELQKEGSNISVYA is encoded by the coding sequence ATGATAGGGGCTATTAGCTTTCCTATTTTATCCAAAAGCGATAAACCTACAAGTCAAAGAAGTATCCAAACACAGCAAGAGATAAATCAATTAAAGGCTATAGATCGAGATGTTAGGGCTCATGAAATGGCTCATAAGATAGCCGGTGGAGATTTAACTGGTCCAATAAACTATAAGTATGTAATAGGACCAAACGGTAAAAAATATGCTGTGGGTGGTGATGTGAGTATAGATGTTTCACCAGGTCCTACCCCTCAAGCTACGATAAAAAAGATGGAAAGAGTTATAAAAGCAGCTTTGGCACCCGTAGACCCATCTGCTCAAGATAGAGCTGTAGCTGCCCAGGCTCAAATGATGTTAGAACAAGCTCAAATGGAGTTACAAAAAGAAGGTTCTAATATATCTGTATACGCTTGA
- a CDS encoding tetratricopeptide repeat protein, whose translation MKLYKLLIIVTFFVGISYADAEQCINLLRSKDYQKAIDLANKSLRWNKYDFNYNMCAAMSYIALGEPKYAIPYLKNATKNANTRYQKEALYNYMGVSYDMIGDKSKALDNYTKAYKLAKSLGDSNGIVDNLSNIAHIFYSEGYYNSAIKFYKKALKQDLQSPTILNNIALCYADLNHPHKALLYYEKSSQAFDEKGDKIHEGATYLNMGVLYLKLLDFKDAKTYIQKGLNLVNSNKYWEAVGYQYMGWYYDNKNESDKAMIYYQKALKLANEIGAKGLANSIQKNLSSEEVASEY comes from the coding sequence ATGAAGTTATATAAACTCTTAATTATAGTGACTTTTTTTGTTGGTATATCTTACGCCGATGCTGAGCAATGCATAAACTTGCTCCGATCTAAAGACTATCAAAAAGCCATAGACTTGGCAAATAAATCTCTTAGATGGAACAAATACGATTTTAATTACAACATGTGCGCAGCCATGTCTTACATTGCCTTAGGAGAGCCAAAATATGCTATACCTTATTTGAAAAATGCCACAAAAAACGCAAACACTCGTTATCAAAAAGAAGCACTTTACAACTACATGGGTGTTAGTTACGACATGATTGGCGACAAATCAAAAGCACTAGACAACTATACAAAAGCTTATAAATTAGCAAAGTCTCTTGGAGATAGCAACGGAATAGTAGACAACCTCTCAAATATAGCTCATATATTTTATTCGGAAGGCTATTACAATTCCGCAATAAAGTTTTATAAAAAAGCCTTAAAACAAGACCTTCAAAGTCCCACCATACTAAACAACATAGCCCTTTGTTATGCAGATTTAAACCACCCTCACAAGGCTCTTCTATATTACGAGAAATCCTCCCAAGCTTTCGATGAAAAAGGTGATAAAATTCACGAAGGCGCCACTTATCTAAATATGGGTGTTTTGTATCTTAAGCTTTTAGATTTTAAAGATGCAAAAACATACATACAAAAGGGTTTAAACTTAGTAAACAGCAACAAATACTGGGAAGCAGTTGGTTATCAATATATGGGCTGGTATTACGATAACAAAAATGAAAGCGATAAAGCAATGATTTATTACCAAAAAGCCTTAAAACTTGCAAATGAAATAGGAGCTAAAGGTTTAGCAAACTCTATACAAAAAAATCTATCATCAGAGGAGGTAGCTAGTGAGTATTAA
- a CDS encoding amino acid--tRNA ligase-related protein yields the protein MIDIFSLPLKAQKLYEEFIDKIRGFYKKIGYTEVFTPYIQDEPNLEKYIKPVEIDITYCGKKEKAYLHTSPERSMKALLKTYKSNIFQIAKVFRDEECGSLNSIEFTMLECYNVENKDAINEISKLIFELFGENIKCILTKPKLTPFEKAFEEYLGVIFSEDEDILKNNLISFGYDFDDSDTWEELIDKMMVHMQPKLGKSQIEFLTDFPCKLGVLSTCKDGVSKRFELFIDGVEIANGWIEETNHEKIKDIVENASNYKPIKDKEKLVKDYHNDFSYTGYSIGIERLFYFYATKMGVVG from the coding sequence ATGATAGATATTTTTTCTTTACCGTTAAAAGCCCAAAAACTTTATGAAGAGTTTATAGACAAGATAAGAGGTTTTTACAAAAAAATAGGCTACACAGAAGTTTTTACACCATACATCCAAGATGAGCCAAATTTAGAGAAATACATAAAACCAGTGGAGATAGATATAACTTACTGCGGTAAAAAAGAAAAAGCGTATCTTCATACATCCCCAGAAAGATCTATGAAAGCTCTTTTAAAAACTTACAAATCAAATATATTCCAAATAGCAAAAGTCTTTAGAGACGAAGAATGCGGTAGTTTAAACAGCATAGAGTTTACAATGTTAGAATGCTATAACGTTGAGAATAAAGATGCAATAAACGAGATATCTAAGCTTATTTTTGAGCTTTTCGGAGAAAATATAAAATGTATATTAACAAAACCAAAGCTTACACCCTTTGAAAAGGCATTCGAGGAATACCTTGGAGTCATTTTTTCTGAAGATGAAGATATACTTAAAAACAACCTCATATCTTTTGGATACGACTTTGATGATAGCGATACGTGGGAAGAGCTAATAGATAAAATGATGGTACATATGCAACCTAAACTTGGTAAAAGCCAAATAGAGTTTTTAACAGATTTCCCTTGTAAACTAGGTGTATTGTCAACATGTAAAGATGGTGTATCAAAGCGCTTTGAGCTTTTTATAGATGGGGTTGAAATAGCAAACGGCTGGATAGAAGAAACAAACCATGAAAAAATAAAAGATATCGTAGAAAACGCATCTAATTACAAACCTATAAAAGATAAGGAAAAACTTGTCAAAGACTATCACAATGATTTTTCTTATACAGGATATTCGATAGGTATAGAAAGATTATTTTATTTTTACGCTACGAAGATGGGAGTTGTGGGTTAA
- a CDS encoding methyl-accepting chemotaxis protein produces the protein MSIKAKLWIIQVFMILGAFVAQGILYILDNNIKQNIDTYIGISHSEVELYKLLTDVLTLKNAYTTIMLNPQDQKAHNMYNNALKNINTKLKFIKDETLKSYLNNFIAFTNEVVSNINTNNQNYYIGQSIEVQSKIWVPLRKRFDMLIKANASSISEKELYIKNHIDSITKYIFIAIMSVVAFLIIFNYFMQKSIQNDVENLENLIKETTDKMELSVSFDINKFKGEIQIIAKSLAIFMDEINKAISSIKEVFYNISEGDLTKKIDLESKGDIKDLIDFVNISMDKLKEAFKNIENSVEHMAEVQAQIFGISMDLDDSKALLTDQVEHIKNATDQTSIAINSIAENTQEAKNITKEVINSLEIGKKELLKTQEAVKTIEQMGKQIDVITENILFIAEQTNLLALNAAIEAARVGEQGRGFAVVADEVKKLAERTGGFAKNISNLTTSIAEAIKTGAEQMENLVKQYENILHISDLSAEISDKIANATEEQAQTIKEIQNSVNSLNTISSNINKIINDLSESIEEMANASANLGNTLKKYKV, from the coding sequence GTGAGTATTAAAGCAAAACTTTGGATTATACAGGTTTTTATGATTTTAGGAGCTTTTGTAGCTCAAGGCATACTATATATATTGGACAACAATATAAAGCAAAACATAGATACGTACATAGGTATATCACATTCTGAAGTTGAGCTTTACAAACTTTTAACAGATGTGCTAACGCTAAAAAATGCATATACCACAATAATGTTAAACCCACAAGACCAAAAAGCACACAACATGTACAACAACGCTTTAAAAAATATAAACACTAAATTGAAGTTTATAAAAGACGAAACTTTGAAGAGCTATCTAAACAATTTTATAGCTTTTACAAATGAAGTTGTGAGCAACATAAACACCAACAATCAAAATTACTACATAGGACAAAGCATAGAGGTTCAAAGTAAGATATGGGTTCCACTAAGAAAACGCTTTGATATGCTTATAAAAGCTAATGCTTCTTCCATATCAGAAAAAGAGTTATACATTAAAAATCATATAGATTCTATTACAAAATACATATTCATCGCTATAATGAGCGTGGTAGCGTTTTTAATTATCTTTAATTATTTTATGCAAAAAAGCATCCAAAACGACGTAGAGAATCTAGAGAACCTCATAAAAGAAACTACGGACAAAATGGAATTAAGCGTATCTTTTGATATAAACAAGTTTAAAGGTGAAATACAGATTATTGCAAAGTCTTTGGCTATTTTTATGGACGAGATAAACAAAGCTATATCAAGCATAAAAGAAGTCTTCTACAATATATCGGAGGGAGATTTGACAAAAAAGATAGATTTGGAATCCAAAGGCGACATAAAAGACCTTATAGATTTCGTAAACATATCTATGGACAAGTTAAAAGAAGCCTTTAAGAATATAGAAAATAGCGTAGAACACATGGCAGAGGTACAAGCCCAAATATTTGGCATAAGCATGGATTTAGATGATTCAAAGGCACTTCTAACAGATCAAGTAGAGCATATCAAAAACGCCACCGACCAAACATCTATAGCCATAAATTCTATAGCTGAAAATACACAGGAAGCTAAAAATATTACAAAAGAAGTAATAAATAGCTTAGAAATAGGAAAGAAAGAGCTTTTAAAAACCCAGGAAGCCGTAAAAACTATAGAACAGATGGGAAAACAAATAGATGTAATTACAGAAAATATCCTTTTTATAGCAGAACAAACAAACCTGCTAGCTTTAAATGCAGCGATAGAAGCAGCGAGAGTAGGAGAACAAGGGAGAGGTTTTGCAGTAGTAGCAGATGAGGTAAAAAAATTAGCAGAAAGGACCGGCGGTTTTGCTAAAAATATATCAAATCTTACCACATCAATAGCAGAAGCTATAAAAACAGGCGCTGAACAAATGGAAAACTTAGTAAAGCAATATGAAAACATATTACACATATCAGACTTGTCTGCGGAGATATCTGACAAAATAGCAAATGCCACAGAGGAGCAAGCTCAAACTATAAAAGAAATTCAAAATTCTGTAAACTCTTTAAATACAATATCTTCCAATATTAACAAGATTATAAATGACTTATCAGAAAGTATAGAAGAAATGGCAAACGCAAGTGCAAACCTGGGAAACACGCTTAAAAAGTATAAGGTGTAG